The DNA region GTTGTTAGTAGGATGAATCTAAGTCAGGAGACCTGCCGTTATTTAAAATTCTGCGAGGACGGAGAAGATAATATTTTTATACTTCTCTTTTAATTTTATCTATTAAAAATAAAATAAAAGTGATGAGGAGAAAAGATGAATTTTTACAAAAATCTGAAAAAAGGAGCAGTAGTAGCTGCACATTTTGGAACAACGCATGAAGATACGAAAGAGAAAACAATAGATGTTATCAATAAGAAATTAAAAATTGAATTTCAAAAGTTAGATTTTTTTGAAGTTTATACTTCAAGAATAATAAATAGAATTTTATCTAAAAAAGGAATAAATAATTTAAATACGTCTCAAATGTTAGAAAAATTATATAAGGAAGGATATCAACATGTAATAGTTCAACCAACATATATAATTAATGGAACTGAAATGGAAGCATTGAAAAGAGAAGTCGAGATGTTTAATGATAAATTTGAAGATATTAGATTGGGGACACCTTTATTGAGTAATGTTGATGATTATTTTAATCTAATAGATATAGTAGAAAAAGATATTCCAGAGTTAGAAGAAGATAAAGCTATTGTTTTAATAGGTCATGGAACAAATCATCCAGCGTTTTCAGTATATCCAACATTAGCTTATATAGCAAGAGATTTGAATAAACCTATATATGTAGGAACGATTGATGGATATCCAACAGTTGATAATGTTATAAAAGAATTAAAA from Candidatus Cetobacterium colombiensis includes:
- a CDS encoding sirohydrochlorin cobaltochelatase; its protein translation is MNFYKNLKKGAVVAAHFGTTHEDTKEKTIDVINKKLKIEFQKLDFFEVYTSRIINRILSKKGINNLNTSQMLEKLYKEGYQHVIVQPTYIINGTEMEALKREVEMFNDKFEDIRLGTPLLSNVDDYFNLIDIVEKDIPELEEDKAIVLIGHGTNHPAFSVYPTLAYIARDLNKPIYVGTIDGYPTVDNVIKELKRDKKTKLVLMPLLFVAGDHAKNDIAEDWKNTLEENGFKVELNLKGLGEIEAIQEIYVEKAKILENTQPEDILLKKAEYAKGKKACH